The Streptomyces sp. CC0208 genome window below encodes:
- a CDS encoding carboxymuconolactone decarboxylase family protein, giving the protein MTTEETVRYAPEHPARLAWAQHAPEVYKAMLRLDTAARQGLDPRLLELVKIRASQLNHCAFCLDMHSKDALAAGESVERIIQLGAWQESRHFYTEKEVAALELTDAVTVLTDGFVPDEVYDQAAKHFEEAELAQLIAAITVINAWNRFGVTCRMVPGHYEAGQHQ; this is encoded by the coding sequence ATGACCACAGAGGAAACCGTCCGCTACGCCCCCGAACACCCGGCCCGTCTGGCCTGGGCCCAGCACGCCCCCGAGGTCTACAAGGCGATGCTCCGCCTCGACACGGCCGCCCGGCAGGGCCTCGACCCCAGGCTGCTGGAGCTGGTGAAGATCCGCGCCTCACAGCTCAACCACTGCGCGTTCTGCCTCGACATGCACTCCAAGGACGCCCTCGCGGCCGGCGAGAGCGTCGAGCGGATCATCCAGCTCGGCGCGTGGCAGGAGTCGCGGCACTTCTACACGGAGAAGGAGGTCGCGGCCCTCGAACTGACCGACGCGGTCACCGTCCTGACCGACGGCTTCGTGCCGGACGAGGTGTACGACCAGGCCGCCAAGCACTTCGAGGAGGCCGAGCTGGCCCAGCTCATCGCCGCGATCACGGTGATCAACGCGTGGAACCGGTTCGGTGTGACGTGCCGGATGGTCCCGGGCCACTACGAGGCGGGGCAGCACCAGTGA
- a CDS encoding carboxymuconolactone decarboxylase family protein: MSRTDVLDRAVGRALSALSAAAKKGLGDAALAELVVLRASQLNHCAFCLDMHLTLAREHGVSERQLDLLAAWEEAEGVFDERERAALALTEAVTVLTECFVPDEVYDTAAKHFDDGQLAHLIGLVVAINNWNRVMVARRVPPGGYRP, translated from the coding sequence GTGAGCCGTACGGACGTCCTGGACCGCGCGGTCGGCCGGGCCCTGTCCGCGCTCAGCGCCGCCGCGAAGAAGGGGCTCGGCGATGCGGCCCTCGCCGAACTCGTCGTCCTCCGGGCCTCGCAGCTCAACCACTGCGCGTTCTGCCTCGACATGCATCTGACCCTCGCGCGCGAGCACGGGGTGAGCGAGCGGCAGCTGGACCTGCTGGCCGCGTGGGAAGAGGCCGAGGGCGTCTTCGACGAGCGGGAGCGGGCCGCGCTCGCGCTGACGGAGGCGGTGACCGTCCTGACGGAGTGCTTCGTGCCGGACGAGGTGTACGACACCGCCGCCAAGCACTTCGACGACGGGCAACTCGCCCATCTCATCGGCCTGGTCGTCGCGATCAACAACTGGAACCGGGTGATGGTCGCCCGCCGGGTTCCGCCCGGGGGGTACCGGCCGTGA
- a CDS encoding isocitrate lyase/phosphoenolpyruvate mutase family protein: protein MSKVDVFRALHRGRLPGDPLVLPGPWDALSARVCEEAGFPALATPSAGIAAALGHEDGSTPADEMFAAVARVCGAVDVPVSADVEGGYGLAPKELVERLLEAGAVGCNLEDSRQGVLKDPREHADWLAEVRYAAGDLLFVNARVDTFAYGDGDPERAIERAALYVAAGADCVYPIGAPAHVLPLLRSGIQGPLNVLGRLDGKGPSPTELGELGATRVTFGPGLQRRAARQMRELADSLRT, encoded by the coding sequence GTGAGCAAGGTGGACGTCTTTCGCGCCCTGCACCGGGGCCGCCTCCCGGGCGATCCGCTCGTCCTGCCCGGCCCGTGGGACGCGCTCAGCGCCCGGGTGTGCGAGGAGGCCGGGTTCCCGGCGCTCGCCACGCCCAGCGCGGGCATCGCGGCCGCCCTCGGTCACGAGGACGGGTCCACGCCGGCCGACGAGATGTTCGCCGCGGTGGCGCGCGTCTGCGGGGCCGTGGACGTCCCCGTGTCGGCGGACGTCGAGGGCGGGTACGGGCTCGCGCCGAAGGAGCTGGTGGAGCGTCTGCTGGAGGCGGGGGCCGTGGGCTGCAACCTGGAGGACTCACGCCAGGGTGTCCTCAAGGACCCGCGCGAGCACGCCGACTGGCTCGCCGAAGTGCGGTACGCGGCCGGTGACCTGCTGTTCGTCAACGCCCGCGTGGACACGTTCGCCTACGGCGACGGCGACCCCGAACGGGCCATCGAGCGAGCCGCGTTGTACGTCGCCGCGGGCGCCGACTGCGTCTATCCGATCGGCGCCCCGGCGCACGTACTGCCGTTGCTGCGGTCCGGGATCCAGGGGCCGCTCAACGTGCTCGGACGACTGGACGGCAAGGGCCCCTCGCCCACCGAACTCGGTGAACTCGGGGCCACTCGCGTCACGTTCGGGCCGGGGCTCCAGCGCCGGGCGGCCCGGCAGATGCGCGAGCTCGCCGACAGCCTCCGGACCTAG
- a CDS encoding ABC transporter substrate-binding protein: MRVRTLAVAGSLLLLTGCGAADMTKQASPFANAQGAKSVTLSVQSWVGAQANVAVAQYLLEHKLGYRVDTVQVDEVPAWDALSQGRVDAILEDWGHPEQEQRYVKDKKTITAGGGLGVTGHIGWYVPTYFAKQHPDVTNWKNLNKYASQLRTAESGGKGQLMDGSPSYVTNDKALVKNLDLDYQVVFAGSEAAQITQMKQFAKEKKPFLTYWYAPQWLFEKVPMTEVKLPAYKEGCDADPAKVACAYPHTPLQKYLNTDFAKSGGKAAAFLKKFKWTTEDQNQVSLMIADQKLTPEEAAKKWVDSHQSTWKAWLS; this comes from the coding sequence ATGCGCGTCCGTACTCTCGCCGTCGCCGGATCCCTGCTGCTGCTCACCGGCTGCGGTGCCGCCGACATGACCAAGCAGGCCTCGCCCTTCGCCAACGCCCAGGGCGCCAAGAGCGTGACCCTGTCCGTGCAGTCCTGGGTCGGCGCACAGGCCAACGTGGCCGTCGCCCAGTACCTCCTGGAGCACAAGCTCGGCTACCGCGTCGACACCGTCCAGGTCGACGAGGTGCCCGCCTGGGACGCCCTCAGCCAGGGCCGGGTCGACGCCATCCTGGAGGACTGGGGCCACCCCGAGCAGGAACAGCGGTACGTCAAGGACAAGAAGACGATCACCGCGGGCGGCGGACTCGGCGTGACCGGCCACATCGGCTGGTACGTCCCGACGTACTTCGCCAAGCAGCACCCGGACGTCACCAACTGGAAGAACCTCAACAAGTACGCCTCGCAGCTCCGTACGGCGGAGAGCGGCGGCAAGGGCCAGTTGATGGACGGGTCCCCGTCCTACGTCACCAACGACAAGGCGCTGGTGAAGAACCTGGACCTGGACTACCAGGTGGTGTTCGCCGGTTCGGAGGCCGCGCAGATCACCCAGATGAAGCAGTTCGCCAAGGAGAAGAAGCCCTTCCTGACCTACTGGTACGCCCCCCAGTGGCTGTTCGAGAAGGTCCCGATGACCGAGGTGAAACTGCCCGCCTACAAGGAGGGCTGCGACGCGGACCCGGCGAAGGTCGCCTGCGCCTATCCGCACACTCCGCTCCAGAAGTACCTCAACACGGACTTCGCCAAGTCCGGGGGCAAGGCGGCGGCCTTCCTGAAGAAGTTCAAGTGGACGACCGAGGACCAGAACCAGGTCTCCCTGATGATCGCCGACCAGAAGCTGACGCCGGAGGAAGCGGCGAAGAAGTGGGTGGACAGCCACCAGTCCACCTGGAAGGCGTGGCTGTCCTGA
- a CDS encoding ABC transporter permease subunit codes for MATVTASTPRALPTGLLKHRAVHKLLLIALAAAVLVPLANAQWASGSWPAALTVDLTKPLSSASDWIIDNRDSHPLFLYFFGYVSNAVVISVHAVYVVLLGAGWAGVTVFGALVAWRVAGVRLALGTAVAFLACGVLGMWVPTMQTLALMVVAVLASVVVGVLLGLAAGLSRRMDKILRPVLDTMQVMPAYAYLLPVVLVFGMGVPAAVLATVVYAAPPMARLTALGLQGADKEVLEAVESLGTTARQRLLTARIPLARKELLLGLNQTIMMALSMAVIASVIGAAGLGDRVYQALASVDVGAALAAGIPIVLLAVVLDRVTGAAGDGTEGQGRAGWAYALAGTVVVAVAARLLGRLDWPDAWTLNIAEPVNRAVDWMTNHLYSGVPVIGGTADWAGHFTTWVLDPVRNGLQGLPWWSVLLIVATLAWLIGTWRTALTAVLAMAAIGVLGVWTPALDTLSQVLAAVAVTLVLGFATAVAAARSDRVERMLRPVLDVFQTMPQFVYLIPVVALFGVGRAPAAAAAVVYALPAVVRITTQGLRQVDPAAMESSRSLGATSWQQLRQVQLPLARPALLLAVNQGVVLVLAVVVIGGLVGGGALGYDTVFGLAQGDLATGLVAGAAIVCLGLMLDRVTQPTERRTGKGA; via the coding sequence ATGGCTACCGTCACCGCGTCCACGCCCCGCGCCCTGCCCACCGGTCTGCTCAAGCACCGGGCGGTCCACAAGCTCCTGCTCATCGCCCTCGCCGCAGCCGTCCTCGTCCCCCTCGCCAACGCCCAGTGGGCCAGCGGCAGTTGGCCGGCCGCCCTCACCGTCGACCTGACCAAGCCGCTCTCCAGCGCGAGCGACTGGATCATCGACAACCGTGACAGCCACCCGCTGTTCCTCTACTTCTTCGGCTACGTCAGCAACGCGGTCGTGATCTCCGTACACGCCGTGTACGTCGTCCTGCTCGGCGCCGGCTGGGCCGGTGTCACCGTCTTCGGCGCCCTCGTGGCCTGGCGGGTCGCCGGCGTCAGGCTGGCCCTGGGCACGGCGGTGGCCTTCCTCGCCTGCGGTGTGCTCGGCATGTGGGTCCCCACCATGCAGACCCTCGCCCTGATGGTCGTCGCGGTCCTCGCCTCGGTCGTCGTCGGCGTCCTGCTGGGCCTCGCCGCCGGACTGTCCCGCCGGATGGACAAGATCCTGCGCCCGGTCCTGGACACCATGCAGGTCATGCCCGCCTACGCCTACCTCCTCCCGGTGGTCCTGGTCTTCGGCATGGGTGTGCCCGCCGCCGTCCTCGCGACCGTCGTCTACGCCGCCCCGCCCATGGCCCGCCTCACCGCCCTGGGCCTCCAGGGCGCGGACAAGGAGGTCCTGGAGGCGGTCGAGTCGCTCGGCACCACCGCCCGCCAGCGGCTGCTGACCGCCCGTATCCCGCTGGCCCGCAAGGAACTCCTCCTCGGCCTCAACCAGACGATCATGATGGCCCTTTCGATGGCTGTCATCGCGTCCGTGATCGGCGCCGCCGGTCTCGGTGACCGCGTCTACCAGGCGCTCGCCTCGGTCGACGTGGGCGCGGCCCTCGCGGCCGGCATCCCGATCGTGCTGCTGGCCGTCGTCCTCGACCGCGTCACGGGCGCGGCGGGCGACGGCACCGAGGGGCAAGGGCGTGCGGGCTGGGCGTACGCCCTCGCCGGGACCGTCGTCGTGGCGGTCGCCGCGCGGCTGCTGGGCCGTCTCGACTGGCCCGACGCCTGGACCCTGAACATCGCCGAGCCCGTCAACCGGGCCGTCGACTGGATGACGAACCACCTGTACTCCGGTGTTCCCGTCATCGGCGGCACCGCCGACTGGGCCGGCCACTTCACCACCTGGGTCCTCGACCCGGTCCGCAACGGGCTCCAGGGGCTGCCCTGGTGGTCCGTGCTGCTCATCGTCGCCACCCTCGCCTGGCTGATCGGCACCTGGCGCACCGCGCTCACCGCGGTCCTCGCCATGGCCGCGATCGGCGTGCTCGGCGTGTGGACGCCTGCCCTGGACACCTTGTCGCAGGTCCTCGCGGCCGTCGCCGTCACCCTTGTCCTGGGCTTCGCGACCGCCGTCGCGGCGGCCCGCAGCGACCGCGTCGAACGCATGCTCAGGCCCGTCCTGGACGTCTTCCAGACCATGCCGCAGTTCGTCTACCTGATCCCGGTCGTCGCGCTGTTCGGCGTGGGCCGCGCGCCCGCCGCCGCGGCGGCCGTCGTCTATGCGCTGCCCGCCGTCGTCCGCATCACCACGCAGGGCCTGCGCCAGGTCGATCCCGCCGCGATGGAGTCCTCGCGCTCGCTCGGCGCGACCAGCTGGCAGCAGCTGCGGCAGGTCCAACTGCCGCTCGCCCGGCCCGCGTTGCTCCTCGCCGTCAACCAGGGTGTGGTCCTCGTCCTCGCCGTCGTCGTCATCGGCGGCCTGGTCGGCGGAGGCGCGCTCGGCTACGACACCGTCTTCGGCCTCGCCCAGGGCGACCTGGCGACCGGCCTGGTCGCGGGCGCCGCCATCGTCTGCCTCGGCCTGATGCTCGACCGGGTCACGCAGCCGACGGAACGCCGCACGGGGAAGGGAGCCTGA
- a CDS encoding glycine betaine/L-proline ABC transporter ATP-binding protein, producing the protein MSTTATVERPPTTDQAVFSVDGLWKVFGPKAERVPEDAELSALDPADLRARTGCTAAVRDVSFDVRKGEVFVVMGLSGSGKSTLVRCLTRLIEPTAGTICIDGEDVRAMDKSRLRELRRHRAAMVFQHFGLLPHRTVLDNVAYGLEIQGVGKAERRARAAEVVGKVGLEGMEHRKPSQLSGGQQQRVGLARALAVDPQVLLFDEPFSALDPLIRRDMQEEVVRLHREEGRTMVFITHDLSEALKLGDRIALMRDGKVVQLGTPEEIVGSPADGYVREFVRDVPREHVMTVRRAMKPGDCAGPTHPGALAPNAVVADAIKVVAGSGRPACVVENGRCLGVVDHERLLGVVAGTELRGGAAGTEPRKEAV; encoded by the coding sequence ATGAGTACGACCGCGACCGTGGAGAGGCCGCCGACGACGGACCAGGCCGTGTTCTCCGTCGACGGACTGTGGAAGGTGTTCGGCCCCAAGGCGGAGCGCGTCCCCGAGGACGCCGAGCTGTCCGCCCTCGACCCCGCCGACCTGCGTGCGAGGACGGGCTGTACGGCGGCCGTCCGGGACGTGAGCTTCGACGTCCGCAAGGGCGAGGTCTTCGTCGTGATGGGCCTGTCCGGCTCCGGCAAGTCCACGCTGGTGCGCTGTCTGACCCGGCTCATCGAGCCGACGGCGGGCACGATCTGCATCGACGGCGAGGACGTCCGCGCGATGGACAAGTCCCGGCTGCGTGAACTGCGCCGCCACCGGGCCGCGATGGTCTTCCAGCACTTCGGCCTCCTCCCGCACCGCACGGTCCTCGACAACGTGGCCTACGGACTGGAGATCCAGGGCGTCGGCAAGGCGGAGCGCCGGGCGCGGGCCGCCGAGGTCGTCGGCAAGGTCGGCCTGGAGGGCATGGAGCACCGCAAGCCCTCCCAGCTCTCCGGCGGTCAGCAGCAGCGTGTCGGCCTCGCGCGGGCGCTCGCGGTGGACCCGCAGGTCCTCCTCTTCGACGAGCCGTTCAGCGCCCTCGACCCGCTGATCCGGCGGGACATGCAGGAGGAGGTCGTCCGCCTGCACCGCGAGGAGGGCCGCACGATGGTCTTCATCACGCACGACCTGAGCGAGGCGCTGAAGCTCGGCGACCGCATCGCCCTGATGCGCGACGGCAAGGTCGTCCAGCTCGGCACGCCCGAGGAGATCGTCGGCTCCCCGGCCGACGGCTATGTCCGCGAGTTCGTCCGGGACGTACCGCGCGAACACGTCATGACGGTCCGCCGGGCCATGAAGCCGGGCGACTGCGCGGGCCCGACCCACCCGGGCGCGCTGGCCCCGAACGCCGTGGTCGCCGACGCGATCAAGGTTGTCGCCGGCAGTGGCAGGCCGGCCTGCGTGGTGGAGAACGGACGGTGCCTCGGCGTCGTCGACCACGAGCGCCTGCTCGGCGTCGTCGCCGGAACGGAACTCCGCGGAGGGGCGGCCGGAACGGAGCCCCGCAAGGAGGCGGTCTGA
- a CDS encoding GMC oxidoreductase, producing the protein MSESKQEYDYVVIGGGTAGSVIASRLTENPDVTVAVIEGGPSDVGRDDVLTLRRWMGLLGGELDYDYPTTEQPRGNSHIRHSRARVLGGCSSHNTLIAFKPLPSDWDEWEEAGAKGWGAVPMEAYYARLKNNIVPVDEKDRNAIARDFVDAAQKALDVPRVEGFNKKPFDDGVGFFDLAYHPENNKRSSASVAYLHPVMDERPNLTILLETWAYKLELDGTRAEGVHVRAKDGQETLIRARREVLLCAGAVDSPRLLLHSGIGPRKDLEALGIPVVHDLPGVGENLLDHPESVIVWETNGPIPENSAMDSDAGLFVRRDPEHAGPDLMFHFYQVPFTDNPERLGYERPAYGVSMTPNIPKPKSRGRLYLTSADPEVKPALDFRYFTDEDDYDGRTLVDGIRIAREIAATEPLADWLKREVCPGPDVTGDEELSEYARKVAHTVYHPAGTCRMGAADDELAVVDPELRIRGLDGIRIADASVFPTMTAVNPMIGVLMVGEKAVDLLGGGA; encoded by the coding sequence ATGTCCGAGTCCAAACAGGAGTACGACTACGTCGTCATCGGAGGTGGAACAGCAGGCTCCGTCATAGCCTCCCGCCTCACCGAGAACCCCGACGTCACCGTCGCCGTCATCGAGGGCGGCCCCAGCGACGTCGGCAGAGACGACGTCCTCACTCTGCGCCGCTGGATGGGCCTGCTCGGCGGCGAACTCGACTACGACTACCCGACCACCGAGCAGCCGCGCGGCAACTCCCACATCCGGCACAGCCGCGCCCGGGTCCTCGGCGGCTGCTCCTCCCACAACACCCTGATCGCCTTCAAGCCGCTGCCGTCCGACTGGGACGAGTGGGAGGAGGCCGGCGCCAAGGGCTGGGGGGCGGTCCCGATGGAGGCGTACTACGCCCGGCTGAAGAACAACATCGTCCCGGTCGACGAGAAGGACCGGAACGCCATCGCCCGCGACTTCGTCGACGCGGCCCAGAAGGCCCTCGACGTCCCCCGGGTCGAGGGATTCAACAAGAAGCCGTTCGACGACGGCGTCGGCTTCTTCGACCTGGCCTACCACCCGGAGAACAACAAGCGCTCCTCGGCGTCGGTGGCGTATCTGCACCCGGTGATGGACGAGCGGCCCAACCTCACGATCCTGCTGGAGACCTGGGCGTACAAGCTGGAGCTGGACGGCACGCGGGCGGAAGGCGTGCACGTGCGGGCGAAGGACGGCCAGGAGACCCTGATCAGGGCCCGCCGTGAAGTCCTCCTGTGCGCGGGCGCCGTCGACTCGCCCCGTCTGCTGCTCCACTCCGGCATCGGCCCCCGCAAGGACCTCGAAGCCCTCGGCATCCCGGTCGTCCACGACCTGCCCGGCGTCGGCGAGAACCTCCTCGACCACCCCGAGTCGGTCATCGTCTGGGAGACGAACGGCCCGATCCCCGAGAACTCCGCGATGGACTCCGACGCGGGCCTGTTCGTGCGCCGCGACCCCGAGCACGCGGGCCCGGACCTGATGTTCCACTTCTACCAGGTCCCCTTCACCGACAACCCCGAACGTCTCGGCTACGAACGCCCGGCGTACGGCGTCTCGATGACCCCGAACATCCCCAAGCCCAAGAGCCGCGGCCGCCTCTACCTCACGAGCGCGGACCCGGAGGTGAAGCCCGCCCTCGACTTCCGGTACTTCACCGACGAGGACGACTACGACGGCCGCACCCTCGTCGACGGGATCAGGATCGCCCGGGAGATCGCGGCGACCGAACCGCTGGCCGACTGGCTGAAGCGGGAGGTGTGCCCCGGCCCCGACGTCACCGGTGACGAGGAGCTGAGCGAGTACGCCCGCAAGGTCGCGCACACCGTGTACCACCCGGCGGGCACCTGTCGTATGGGTGCCGCCGACGACGAACTGGCCGTGGTGGACCCCGAGTTGAGGATCCGCGGCCTGGACGGCATCCGTATCGCGGACGCGTCCGTGTTTCCGACCATGACCGCCGTGAATCCCATGATCGGGGTGCTCATGGTCGGTGAGAAAGCCGTGGACCTGCTGGGAGGTGGTGCGTGA
- a CDS encoding aldehyde dehydrogenase family protein, whose product MAGQHARQEPHTIHAGGEWRAAVSGATREILDPADARPFAVVAEGDEKDTDLAVDAARRAFDSGQGPWPLTPVAERAALLRRVADLLVRDREELGLLESRDAGKTVEEGRVDIDCVADAFRYFADLVAGEAPGRVVDAGSTDIHSVVVHEPVGVCALITPWNYPLLQASWKIAPALAAGNTFVVKPSEITPMTTIALIELLVEAGLPEGVANIVTGPGHTVGARLAEHPDVDLVSFTGGLVSGTKVAQAAAVSVKKVALELGGKNPNVVFADACATTEGFDTAVDQALNAAFIHSGQVCSAGGRLIVEESVRDRFVAELARRASKIRLGRGTEDGVECGPLVSEQQRAKVESYVASALAEGAVLRSGGQRPEPSPERPADGYFYEPTVLDRCNREMRVVREEVFGPVLTVETFRTEAEAIALANDTEYGLAGAVWTADAGRARRVAGRLRHGTVWINDFHPYLPQAEWGGFGKSGVGRELGPAGLAEYRESKHVYQNLAPKPVRWFAG is encoded by the coding sequence ATGGCCGGACAGCACGCGCGGCAGGAGCCGCACACCATCCACGCGGGCGGCGAGTGGCGCGCAGCCGTCTCCGGAGCCACCCGCGAAATCCTCGACCCCGCCGACGCACGGCCGTTCGCCGTGGTCGCCGAGGGAGACGAGAAGGACACCGACCTGGCGGTCGACGCCGCCCGCCGGGCGTTCGACTCAGGACAGGGCCCCTGGCCGCTCACTCCCGTCGCCGAACGCGCCGCACTGCTGCGCCGCGTCGCCGATCTTCTCGTACGCGACCGCGAAGAACTCGGCCTCCTGGAGAGCCGGGACGCGGGCAAGACGGTGGAGGAGGGCCGGGTCGACATCGACTGTGTCGCCGACGCCTTCCGCTACTTCGCCGACCTGGTCGCCGGTGAGGCCCCCGGCCGGGTCGTCGACGCCGGCTCGACCGACATCCACAGCGTCGTCGTCCACGAACCCGTCGGCGTGTGCGCGCTGATCACCCCCTGGAACTACCCGCTCCTCCAGGCCAGTTGGAAGATCGCCCCGGCGCTCGCGGCCGGCAACACCTTCGTGGTCAAGCCGAGCGAGATCACCCCGATGACGACCATCGCGCTCATCGAACTGCTCGTCGAGGCCGGCCTGCCGGAAGGCGTGGCCAACATCGTGACCGGACCCGGCCACACCGTCGGCGCCCGGCTCGCCGAGCACCCCGACGTCGACCTGGTCTCCTTCACCGGCGGCCTGGTCAGCGGCACCAAGGTCGCGCAGGCGGCCGCCGTCTCGGTGAAGAAGGTCGCTCTCGAACTCGGCGGCAAGAACCCCAACGTGGTCTTCGCCGACGCCTGCGCCACCACCGAGGGCTTCGACACCGCCGTCGACCAGGCCCTCAACGCCGCCTTCATCCACAGCGGCCAGGTCTGTTCCGCGGGCGGCCGCCTCATCGTCGAGGAGTCCGTCCGGGACCGCTTCGTCGCCGAACTCGCCCGCCGGGCCTCGAAGATCCGCCTCGGCCGCGGCACCGAGGACGGTGTCGAGTGCGGGCCGCTGGTCTCCGAGCAGCAGCGCGCCAAGGTCGAGTCCTACGTCGCCTCCGCGCTCGCCGAGGGCGCGGTGCTGCGCTCCGGCGGACAGCGCCCCGAGCCGTCGCCCGAGCGTCCCGCCGACGGCTACTTCTACGAGCCCACCGTCCTCGACCGCTGCAACCGCGAGATGCGGGTCGTGCGGGAGGAGGTCTTCGGACCGGTCCTCACCGTCGAGACCTTCCGCACCGAGGCCGAGGCGATCGCCCTCGCCAACGACACCGAGTACGGCCTCGCAGGCGCCGTCTGGACCGCCGATGCCGGCCGTGCCCGCCGGGTCGCCGGCCGGCTGCGCCACGGCACCGTCTGGATCAACGACTTCCACCCCTACCTCCCGCAGGCGGAGTGGGGCGGCTTCGGCAAGAGCGGAGTGGGCCGCGAGCTCGGCCCCGCCGGCCTCGCCGAGTACCGCGAGAGCAAGCACGTCTACCAGAACCTCGCGCCGAAGCCGGTCCGCTGGTTCGCGGGCTGA